TGCTGCCCGGCGGCTGGTACTTGATGCCAATTTCGTACTGCTTGCCTTCGGTTGGCTTGAACACTGAACCGCCAAAGCCAGTGCCTGACTGCGGGTTGAAAGACTCGGAGTAGCTGGCATACGGCGCGAGGCCATTATCGAACAGATAGACCAGGCCGATGCGCCCCGTAAAGGCCTTGCTGTCCAGGGAAGACTTGCTCTTGGCACCGGTGCGGATAGTCTGCGTGCTGCTATCGGTGCTGGCCCAGTCATACCGACCGCCGAGCAACAGCACCCACTTGTCCCACTTCATCTGCTCTTGCAGGTACACACCGGTCTGTTCGCTGCGAGACGTGCCATCAGTGGTGTACGCCGGCACCGGCACAGCGGCGCCATACACCGGATCGAAAATATCCAGGGTTGGCCCGGCCTTGTACACACCGGAGCCCGACAGCGTGTCGGTGTTGGTGTACTGATAGTCGAGCCCCATCAGCAACGTGTGCTGCAACGGGCCCGTATCGAATTTTGCCTGCACCTGGTTATCGAGGGTGTAGGCATCCATGTCGACATCGGTGGCGATGGTCGAGCGCTGGATGGTGCGGTAGTCCGGCATCAGGATGTTGCTGTAAAGGCTGCGGTACTGCCCTTCGCTGCGCAGGTAGCGCGCATTTTGTCGCACGGTCCAGACGTCGTCGAAGTGATGTTCAAAGGCATAGCCGATGGAGTAATACTCGCGATCACTCTTCTCGAAGTTCTTCTCGCCATCATAGAAATCCACATCGATGCTACGCCCGGTCGGGCTGTGCAGCACCGAGCCCCAGGCCGGCACCGAACCGTAGGACGCGCCCTTGGGGTCCTTCTGGAAATGCCCCAGCAGGGTCAGCGAAGTGGCGTCATCCGGGCGCCAGGTAAACGCGGTGGACAGCGACTGGCGACGCGTCTCGGTGTGTTCCACCTGGCCATCGGCATCATCGAAAAGTCCGGCAACCCGGTAGGAATACACACCCTGATCGTCAATCGGCCCGCTCAGGTCGAAGGTGGTGCGCTTCTTGTCGAAGGTGCCGTATTCCACGCCAATCTCGTGGAACGGCGTATCCAACGGGCGCTTGCTGACCATGTTGATCACACCGCTGGGCGTGCCCTGCCCGTACAACACCGACGCCGGGCCGCGCAGTACTTCGACACGTTCCAGGTCAAAGGCATCCTTTTGCGGCAAGGCATCACGACTCGATGGCATGCGCAGGCCATCGAGGTAAGTGGCCGGGGAGAAACCACGGATGGTCAATTGGTCGAGACGCGATGCGGTGGCGCCACGGGTCTCCGGGACCACCGCGGCGCTGTAGCGCAGGATCTGGTTGAGGCTTTCGGCGTTCTGCGCGCGCATCTGGTCTTTGGTGACAATGGAGATCGACTGAGGCGTTTCGATGATCGGGGTATCGGTCTTGGTGCCCGACAAGCTGCGGGTAGCCACATAACCAGACACTGGCCCGGTCGGGCTCTCGGCCTGGTAGGCGCCGCTGATGGTGGTGGCCTGCAACTCCATGGCACTGCCGTTATCCGGGATGGGCTCCAGGCGATAGCGGTCGGCGGAGATCTTCAAGGCCTGCAACCCGCTGCCGGCCAGCAATTGGTTCAATGCTACGTCGGTGCCGTACTGCCCGCTCAAGCCAGCGCTGTGTTTGCCACGGGTCAGGCTTGCGTCGAAGGCCAATACCAACCCCGCCTGTTCCGCCAGGCTGTTGAGGGCCTGGCTCAAGTCACCGGCAGGGATCGAGAAGCTGCGCACCGCACTGCTGCGTTCTTCGGCGAAGGAGGACTGTACGTTCAACAGCGGCACAGCAGCAAAGCCATCGCCACTGACAAGGCCAGTGGGTGCAAGGGACGAGCAAGGCGCGACATGGGAAATCCTGCGAAATGGGGGTTTTATTAACCATGACGGCCAGGTCTGAAAATCGGGCAAGAATGAGAGCGATTTTTATTTGAGAGGTTCTGCTGCAATCAGCGGGATCGCTTTTTCA
The Pseudomonas poae DNA segment above includes these coding regions:
- a CDS encoding TonB-dependent siderophore receptor, whose protein sequence is MSHVAPCSSLAPTGLVSGDGFAAVPLLNVQSSFAEERSSAVRSFSIPAGDLSQALNSLAEQAGLVLAFDASLTRGKHSAGLSGQYGTDVALNQLLAGSGLQALKISADRYRLEPIPDNGSAMELQATTISGAYQAESPTGPVSGYVATRSLSGTKTDTPIIETPQSISIVTKDQMRAQNAESLNQILRYSAAVVPETRGATASRLDQLTIRGFSPATYLDGLRMPSSRDALPQKDAFDLERVEVLRGPASVLYGQGTPSGVINMVSKRPLDTPFHEIGVEYGTFDKKRTTFDLSGPIDDQGVYSYRVAGLFDDADGQVEHTETRRQSLSTAFTWRPDDATSLTLLGHFQKDPKGASYGSVPAWGSVLHSPTGRSIDVDFYDGEKNFEKSDREYYSIGYAFEHHFDDVWTVRQNARYLRSEGQYRSLYSNILMPDYRTIQRSTIATDVDMDAYTLDNQVQAKFDTGPLQHTLLMGLDYQYTNTDTLSGSGVYKAGPTLDIFDPVYGAAVPVPAYTTDGTSRSEQTGVYLQEQMKWDKWVLLLGGRYDWASTDSSTQTIRTGAKSKSSLDSKAFTGRIGLVYLFDNGLAPYASYSESFNPQSGTGFGGSVFKPTEGKQYEIGIKYQPPGSNSFITAAIFDLRQTNVLTTDPDPTHLCGSGRCQSQDGEVQSRGFELEGKASLNDNLDITAAYAYLDNRISKSNNTVRYAPIGDVGVGPVLSAQGTTTYAVPRHTASAWADYTFHDGNLKGFGVGAGARYIGSSWGDTANTLKVPGYTLFDAAVHYDIPNITSLKDNLRLALNATNLANKEYVASCYSYSWCWYGSQRTVQASATYQW